CGCCTGATCAGGAAAGGTTTGCGATAAAAAACCGACGAGAAAAGCGATAAGTTCGCCCTGCTCTTCTACTACAAAACTGGTTTGCTGAAAGTGGATGAAAAACAATTTGGGCAAGAGTTGTGAGAGATCCCTTCCGCCCCACCACAACGGGATCTGGGATATCACCGGCGGATGATCGTCCGCTTTTAGATTTCTTATGTTGAGTGCGCCTTCCATGCCAGCGATATTTTCATTCCATTTTTACTAAAGTTCGAACGCGCCCGGATTAGCCAGCAATTGCTGGAGCTGATCCTCATCCAGGACCGGCACGCCTAACTCCTGTGCTTTTGTCAGTTTTGACCCGGCTTCGGCGCCGGCAATTACGCAACTGGTTTTTTTCGACACACTGCCAGCAACTTTCGCGCCTAGTGCCTGCAATGCGGCCTTGGCATCGTTACGGGTCATAGTTGAAAGTGTTCCGGTAAGCACAATGGTTTTGCCCGCGAGTATTTGCTCGCCTGGCTCTGCCTTTTGCACTTCCGGCCAGTGAATACCTGCCTTGATTAATTTATCGATGACATCACGATTATGTTTTTGCTTGAAGAACTGCACGATGTGCGAGGCGACAACAGGTCCGACGTCAGGTACCTCTTGCAAATTCACTTCATCGGCCATAATCAAGGACTCCAGATCTCCGTAATGTCGCGATAGCGTAAGCGCAGTTGCCTCACCAACCTCTCGAATTCCCAAGGCATAAAGAAATCGATCGAAGCTGGTCTGTTTGCTTTGTTCCAATGCATCGACGAGATTTTGCGCCGACTTTTCTCCCAGGCGTTCCAGTTCGGCAAGTTGTTTTACGTCTAGTTTGTATAAATCGGCAACGTCTTCAATCAAACCTTCATCGACAAATTGCTCAACCAGTTTATCGCCAAGACCATCGATATCCATAGCCTTGCGCGCGGCAAAATGCTTTATCGCCTCTTTGCGTTGGGCACCACAAAACAAACCACCACTACAACGGGAAACCGCCTCTCCTTCGACACGTACAGCGCTGGAACCGCACACCGGGCATTTATCTGGTATTTTAAATTTCTTCGCATTCGTCGGACGTTTACTCAATACCACGCCGACCACTTCCGGAATGACATCGCCGGCGCGACGTACAATCACGGTGTCACCAATCCGTACATCTTTACGATCAATTTCATCTTGATTATGCAAGGTGGCATTGGTCACGGTTACGCCAGCGACTCGCACAGGTTCCAAACGCGCGACGGGTGTCAGGGCGCCGGTACGACCAACTTGAACGTCGATGCCGTTGAGTAGCGTAATCTCCTCCACGGCAGGAAACTTGTGCGCAACGGCCCAGCGTGGCGCTCTGGCGACGAATCCCATGTCTTGTTGCAAGCGCAAGTCATCGACTTTATACACCACACCGTCGATCTCATAGGCGAGCTTGCTGCGCTTTTCACTCAAAGCTTGATATTGTTTCAGACAGGCTTGTGGGCCTTTTACGCGCTTTACTTCGGGGTTGGTAGGCAAACCCCAGGACTTGAGTTGCTGTATGGTGTCGTAGTGAGTAGACGCCACTTCCTTTGATACTTCACCGACGCCGTAACAATAAAATGTCAGCGGGCGTTGCGCCGTGATTCGTGAATCCAGCTGCCGCAGACTCCCCGCTGCTGCATTACGTGGATTGGCGAAGGTTTTTTCTCCTGCCGCCTGTTGACGTACATTCAGTTCATCAAACCCTTTTAAAGGCATAAAGACTTCACCACGCACTTCCAGCACATCGGGAAAGCCTTTACCTCTTAGCTTTAAAGGCAAGGCCTTAATGGTTTTGACATTGAGCGTGACATCTTCTCCTGTGAGTCCATCACCGCGCGTTGCGGCTTGCACAAACTCACCCTGCTCATAACGCAGACTAATTGCCAGACCATCGAGTTTTGGTTCGACGCAATAGTGAACCACATCAAGATCAAGTTGTTCGCGTATGCGTCGGTCGAAATCAAAAACATCCTCATCGCTAAACGCATTGTTCAGCGACAACATCGGTACCTTGTGTTTAACCTGGCTGAAGGCGTCGAGCGGTTTACCGCCGACGCGCTGAGTCGGCGATGTTGGAGAAATCAGTTCAGGGTGTTCTGTTTCGAGTTGCTGCAACTCGCGCATAAGACGATCATATTCCGCGTCGGGAATCTCCGGGTCGTCGTGCACGTAATAGCGGTCGTTGTGGTACTCAATGGTTTCGCGCAATTCATCAATGCGCTTTTTAACAGAAGTGACAGCCGTCATGGTGATGTCTTAGTGAGGTTGCTTTTCTAAGGAAATCGTCTGTTCATCGAACTCGCGTATGCTTTGTTTGATTTTGTCCACTGCCGATTGCGTCAAGGGCTGGTGAGTTTCGTCTTGCAATTGCCCGCCCAGGCTACGCGAAACATTCTGCGCTGTTACCAGCATCGTGGTAAACACGTCTTTGTGCATCCCCGGAATAACAGGCATACGCATAAAGAAGCTCAAACCTGTTGTAACTAAATCATTCATATTTTCCTGCTCAAAAAATCCTGGCTTGAGCATGTTGACTACGCTGAACAAGGATAGATTGTCATCTTCAGGATACGGGTAATGAAAAATCTTGTACTGTCCATAGACGAGATGATTCTTCTCCATCGCACGTACGATATCTGACCCAGCAAACGTATTGTCGTCGAGCGCTACCACATGTAAGACAATAAACAATTCACGCTCGTCAGACGACGCATTTTCCGGTGTTTTTGCGTAGGCTTCCATGATAGGTTCCAACTGACTCTGATCCATTTTTTCGACAGCGTCGGTAGCACGATCAAACTCCTCCATACCTCGCTCAGAAGTAGGACGTGCAGAAAAACCCTGGTTTAACAGTGTAAGGGGAACATCCGCAGAAATATCCACTTCATCGGTAATTTCTGTTTTTACTTTGTTGGACTCGGGCTTGAGTGACGACACCAGTGATTCATTGATGTCTTTGGCGTTTGACTCGCCCTTTTTTACAACGACATTTTCGTCATCGTTACGCGTCAGCGCGTCTTTGATCTGATCTTTGCTTAGCGTTTCTGTATTCGTACCAGAACCACTCTTGCTACGGCCAAAAAATACGATACCCAACAACACCACGAGTGCGGCCGCACCCAGGGTCAGTCGTAAGGGATCGGTAAAAAATTCGCTCAGTGCCTCCATATCAGAAGCCCCTACATTGCGGCCAGTTCAGCGGCCTCATCCACGTCAACTGCTACCATGCGGGAAACACCAGGCTCGTGCATGGTAACCCCATTGAGTTGCTGCGCGATTTCCATCGTCGCTTTATTGTGTGTAATAAATATGAACTGCACATGTTCCGCCATTGCCTTAACCAGATTACAGAATCGTCCCACATTGGCTTCGTCGAGTGGCGCATCCACCTCGTCGAGCATACAGAACGGCGCAGGGTTCAATTCAAAAATCGAAAACACCAACGCTACGGCGGTGAGTGCCTTTTCTCCACCAGATAACAAATGAATATTACTAATACGCTTGCCGGGTGGTCTGGCCATGATAGTCACGCCGGTATCGAGCAAATCCTCGCCTGTTAGTTCGAGGAAGGCCTGACCGCCGCCAAACAGTTTTGGGAAATTTTTCTTCAAGCCGTCATTGACCTGATCAAAGGTTTCCTTGAATTTCGCACGCGTCTCCCTGTCGATCTTGCGTATCGCATTTTCGAGAGTGCTCAAGGCTTCATTCAAATCATTCAACTGTTCATCAAGATATTTCTTGCGTTCCATCTCTTGCGTGTATTCATCGATGGCCGCCAGATTGATTGCACCCAGTTTGGAAATCTTGGTCGCAATTGCCGTCAATTGTTCTTCCCAATTTTCGATACTGGCCTCTTCCGGTATGGCCTCAAACACGGTACTAAGTTCGTGCCCTTCCTCGGCGAGATGTTCCTGTATCGTCTGACGACGTACGTTCAAGGTCTGCGCATTCATCCGCGCTTCGTCGAGCTGGCTGCGCGTCTCCTGAACTTTCTGTTCGGCGCGTACACGTTTCTCGCTCAAATCACGAAGTTCGGCTTCGATGACTTCAACTTTACGTCGGGCATCGGCTAGACGTGCCTCAACTTCCATGCGCTGGTTTAGCAAGGTCTCAAGCTCGCTCTTGACCTGCGTGACCGGATTGTCGCCCTCATGGAGTGAAGACTCGAGACTTTGACGACGTTCACGCAAGGATTCTATCTGTTGTTCGAGGCGGTTCAGATTCTGCTTCAGACTC
The Gammaproteobacteria bacterium DNA segment above includes these coding regions:
- the ligA gene encoding NAD-dependent DNA ligase LigA; translated protein: MTAVTSVKKRIDELRETIEYHNDRYYVHDDPEIPDAEYDRLMRELQQLETEHPELISPTSPTQRVGGKPLDAFSQVKHKVPMLSLNNAFSDEDVFDFDRRIREQLDLDVVHYCVEPKLDGLAISLRYEQGEFVQAATRGDGLTGEDVTLNVKTIKALPLKLRGKGFPDVLEVRGEVFMPLKGFDELNVRQQAAGEKTFANPRNAAAGSLRQLDSRITAQRPLTFYCYGVGEVSKEVASTHYDTIQQLKSWGLPTNPEVKRVKGPQACLKQYQALSEKRSKLAYEIDGVVYKVDDLRLQQDMGFVARAPRWAVAHKFPAVEEITLLNGIDVQVGRTGALTPVARLEPVRVAGVTVTNATLHNQDEIDRKDVRIGDTVIVRRAGDVIPEVVGVVLSKRPTNAKKFKIPDKCPVCGSSAVRVEGEAVSRCSGGLFCGAQRKEAIKHFAARKAMDIDGLGDKLVEQFVDEGLIEDVADLYKLDVKQLAELERLGEKSAQNLVDALEQSKQTSFDRFLYALGIREVGEATALTLSRHYGDLESLIMADEVNLQEVPDVGPVVASHIVQFFKQKHNRDVIDKLIKAGIHWPEVQKAEPGEQILAGKTIVLTGTLSTMTRNDAKAALQALGAKVAGSVSKKTSCVIAGAEAGSKLTKAQELGVPVLDEDQLQQLLANPGAFEL